The following is a genomic window from Candidatus Neomarinimicrobiota bacterium.
CAAATGCATAGTCATACATATTCCCGGTAATCAATTCCGCTGCCTCCAGATAGGCTTCCTGGGGATTAAACCGGTAAAGTCTGGCCAGGCACCATGAAGCTTTATTCATGTGACCGCTGTTGCCCCATTCCTCCCGGTTGGGATCGGTGCTTCCATCTCCCCAGGAAGAACTGAAATATTCCTTGAAAAAGGGCGCATCCGGTGTAATGGTAGGAACCAGCTTTGTAAGAATCAACTCTGTCTGTTCAAGCCAGCGGGACATATACCGGCTTTCGGGGTCGTACATGGAGAAGGTTACCAGATGTGTCGTGATGGCATCTACAATGCCGTTGAAACTTTTGTCCTTGGGATAAGACCAGTTGGCATTGGCATATTCAAAATAGCCGTCATGCAAGGTATCCCACATCCTGTTTTCCAGTACATCAAAGGTTTCGTCAATCCAGCTTTTGATTTCAGGATCCCGGGTACATTCCCAGTAAGCGGTGAGGCCAAGAAGGGCATACAGGTTTTGGAAAATGGTTTTTCGGTCGTTGGGATAGGGGACCGATCCGTCCATTTTTACCACCGTATACCACCCGCCCCGGCTTTCATCCCAGGCATGAGCCCGCATGAAACGGAGTGCCCTTTCAGCCATGTTTAAATAACTTGTATCGCCGTTCACCATAAAAATCCGGATCATGGCATAGGCATTTCGGCTTTGAGTCAGGGTGCTTGCATAATCAGCCGTACCCCACTTGGTTTCAATATCTCCATTGCGCTTTATTTCTGTATAAAAAGCACCTTTCTCCGTGTTGAAGGTCCCTTCCCAGAACATGGCCAGACTGTCCAGATGGGGACGTGTATTTTCAGGGTCAGTCAGCCAGGGATGGGTTGGGGTATATGCATGTAAAAAAACAGCCCAAACAAAGAAAGCAGCGAATACTCCGCGAAAAAATTTCATGTAAAGCTCCTTTATAACAGATTTGAGGCAAGCTCGGCCAGTTCCGACCGTTCGCCTTTTTCCAGGTTGATGTGCGAATAAAGCGGTTGACCTTTCATTCGGTCGATGAGAAAGCTGAGTCCGTTACTCTGACTATCCAGATAGGGATGATCAATTTGGTAAATATCACCGGTAAAAACCAGTTTGGTCCCTTCTCCTGCCCGGGTAATGATGGTTTTAATTTCATGAGGAGTCAGGTTCTGGGCTTCATCAATGATAAAATAGATTTTTTGCAGGCTCCGTCCCCGGATGTATGGCAGAGGTGTGATAATCAGTTTTCCCAGTTCCAGGAGTTCTTTAATCTTCTCATTTTGTTTATCTTTGTCGTCAAACTGATTCTGAATCACTTTCAAATTATCCCAAAGAGGCTGCATATAGGGGTCCAGTTTGCTTTTCACATCTCCCGGCAGAAACCCCAGGTCCCGGTTGCTCAGGGGAATAATTGGTCGTGCAAGGTAAATCTGGCGATAACTTCTTTTACATTCCAGGGCGGATGCCAATGCCAGAAGAGTCTTGCCCGTCCCTGCCTTTCCGGTCATGGTTACCAACGAGACCTCATCATTTAACAGGGCATGGATGGCAAATGTTTGTTCCGCATTCCGGGGATTCACTCCGTACGCATGAACCTTGTCCACCCGTTGCACAACGTCTTTCCCTGCATGATAATGGGCCAGTACGCTGTGATTTTCCGTCTTGAGGATGAAATATTTGTTCGGGATAGGCGGTTCGGTGGAATATTTTTTCGTATTGTCGGAAGGAATCTCGTAGGGTGGTTTATAAAGCCTGTCTATCTCATCAGCGGGATACCCGATAATCAGCTCCTTGCCGGTATACAATTCGTCCACACTGGCAATCCGGTCCGTTGTATAATCTTCGGCATGGAGTCCCAGGGCTTTGGCTTTCATCCGCAAATTGACATCCTTGCTGATCAGAACCACGGTATTCCGGCGGGATGTTTGCGCCTCCTGAATTTCCAGGGCCGCACTTAAAATCCTGTGATCGGCATTGTCCTCCTTAAAAACGGCTCGGAGTATGGGGTGAAGTTCACGCGTCATGGTAATTCGGACTTTCCCCCGTTTATCACCCAAAGGGATTCCGGCCTTGAAGATCTGCGAACCAGTGATAGTGTCCAGAAAACGGGTGAATTCCCGGGCATTCAGATTAATAATCTGGTTCCCTCGCTTAAAATTGTCCAGCTCCTCCAGCACGACAATCGGAATGACCACATCGTGCTCCTGCAAATTCTGAATACAGGTGGAATCATGGAGGATCACATTCGTATCAAGGATAAATGTTTTCTTTTGTGATGCGGACATAGACTCTCCGATTTTTCAGAATATACAAAATTGAGTGATGAATGATGAGCAATGAATTAAATGATGATTTATGAATTCGATTGGACGGGTTAATTGATGCACAATATCATACCTGGCTATATATCACGAATCCCTAACTCGAACAATATTCCCAATAAAACGGCAATGTGTGAACCCGGTCATTACGCAGGTCACAAAACGGATATGACGAGATACTCATTACAAATCAGATTGTCACATGCAAGCGCATCAAGATACTATTCTCAATTTTCAATTCTCCAATCTCCATCATAAATTCTCATAAACTCCGGAGGCTTTATGCGACCCTTTACATTACATATCCCCACCCGATTTGTTTTCGGTTGGGGTGATCTGGACCGTATCGGACGGGAAACAAAGCGCATTGCCCATAAAGTTCTGATTGTCTGTTCATCCGGAAGTGCCGTACGGACAGGTACCTTGGAGCGGGTACTTAAATCATTGTCCCGGGAAGGGATTGAAGTGGATGTTTTTGACCAGGTAACCCCCAATCCCCGTGTCAGCATGGTCAACCGGGCGGGCGAACTGGCCCGGGATCTGAATGTTCATGCAGTTATAGGACTCGGCGGCGGATCGGCCATGGATTCGGCGAAAGGGGCGGCCATTGTAGCGGCAAACGGTGGCTCTATTTGGGACTATGTCCACATTCACCGGACAGTCAACAATGCCCTGCCTGTCATCGCAATCCCCACGTTAAGTGCCACCGGTTCGGAAGGAAATGCCTATGGAGTAATCACCCACGATGAGACGCTGCAAAAAGCCGGTTTTGTCTGCTATGCTGCCCGTCCGAAAGTGGCTCTGATCGATCCGGAACTGACTCTGAGTGTCCCTGAGGATTATCTGAAAGATGGTGCCGTAGATATCATCTCCCACGCTTTGGAAGCCTATTTTACAACACGCGACGAAGCCCCTTTGAACGACGGGCTCTCCCTTTTACTGGCCCGAACAGCAGCAGAAGCCATACGGGATATTTTAAAGGATCCGACAGCCCGCCTTCCCCGGGAGACCTTTGCCTGGACAGCCACGCTGGCTTTATCGAACCTGAACGATGCCGGGCGGGAAGGTCCCTATGCCATGCACGCCCTGGCTCACCCCCTGAGCGGTGTCTATAATATATCCCACGGACGAGCACTGGCCTTTGTGATTCCCCGCTATTTGAAAACCTTTGAGGATGTGTGCCGGGAAAAATTGCTGAAACTGGGAAAAGTTTTCGGCTACAACGGGACCGATTCCCGGGGAGCACTCAACACCTTTACCGCGTTTTTAAAAAGTATTGACCGGGACCTGTCCTGGAAAGATTTACAAATCCAGAACCCGGATATTGACATGCTGACCGATCATGTATTTTCTTTGAATCAGAACCGGAAAGGGTTTGTCCAGGGTCCCCGTTCCATGAACCGTGACGATGTGAAAACAATCTATTCCCTGTCTTTATGACAACGGGATCTTACATTTTAAAAGATTTAATTCCAGTCAGAAACCCTGTATATTTTCACAATTGTTTAAGGATTAATAAT
Proteins encoded in this region:
- a CDS encoding iron-containing alcohol dehydrogenase → MRPFTLHIPTRFVFGWGDLDRIGRETKRIAHKVLIVCSSGSAVRTGTLERVLKSLSREGIEVDVFDQVTPNPRVSMVNRAGELARDLNVHAVIGLGGGSAMDSAKGAAIVAANGGSIWDYVHIHRTVNNALPVIAIPTLSATGSEGNAYGVITHDETLQKAGFVCYAARPKVALIDPELTLSVPEDYLKDGAVDIISHALEAYFTTRDEAPLNDGLSLLLARTAAEAIRDILKDPTARLPRETFAWTATLALSNLNDAGREGPYAMHALAHPLSGVYNISHGRALAFVIPRYLKTFEDVCREKLLKLGKVFGYNGTDSRGALNTFTAFLKSIDRDLSWKDLQIQNPDIDMLTDHVFSLNQNRKGFVQGPRSMNRDDVKTIYSLSL
- a CDS encoding PhoH family protein produces the protein MSASQKKTFILDTNVILHDSTCIQNLQEHDVVIPIVVLEELDNFKRGNQIINLNAREFTRFLDTITGSQIFKAGIPLGDKRGKVRITMTRELHPILRAVFKEDNADHRILSAALEIQEAQTSRRNTVVLISKDVNLRMKAKALGLHAEDYTTDRIASVDELYTGKELIIGYPADEIDRLYKPPYEIPSDNTKKYSTEPPIPNKYFILKTENHSVLAHYHAGKDVVQRVDKVHAYGVNPRNAEQTFAIHALLNDEVSLVTMTGKAGTGKTLLALASALECKRSYRQIYLARPIIPLSNRDLGFLPGDVKSKLDPYMQPLWDNLKVIQNQFDDKDKQNEKIKELLELGKLIITPLPYIRGRSLQKIYFIIDEAQNLTPHEIKTIITRAGEGTKLVFTGDIYQIDHPYLDSQSNGLSFLIDRMKGQPLYSHINLEKGERSELAELASNLL
- a CDS encoding AGE family epimerase/isomerase, with the translated sequence MKFFRGVFAAFFVWAVFLHAYTPTHPWLTDPENTRPHLDSLAMFWEGTFNTEKGAFYTEIKRNGDIETKWGTADYASTLTQSRNAYAMIRIFMVNGDTSYLNMAERALRFMRAHAWDESRGGWYTVVKMDGSVPYPNDRKTIFQNLYALLGLTAYWECTRDPEIKSWIDETFDVLENRMWDTLHDGYFEYANANWSYPKDKSFNGIVDAITTHLVTFSMYDPESRYMSRWLEQTELILTKLVPTITPDAPFFKEYFSSSWGDGSTDPNREEWGNSGHMNKASWCLARLYRFNPQEAYLEAAELITGNMYDYAFDNEHGGMWGAFNRSTNLPNWNWNKSWWEQQQAVMAGLQLYDLTGKDVYLQMADSTLHFYTRFLVDHQYGGVFAEVSNDGRTIINDGKGGGWKAGYHSSEYAYYVYLYQSLLNLNRPVTLHFRPHESALNCQKLKPLAIEDDRLWITAVERNGESWKTFGKDFVDFSHAEPGDVFTVTFSPDSTVQYVGTREIYRPRHYALQQNYPNPFNATTVIPFTMDKEGQAELTIYQLDGTFVQRILCTRSAGEQTFTWNGTDASGRDVASGIYVYQLRINGRHAGTRTMVMMK